One region of Catenuloplanes indicus genomic DNA includes:
- a CDS encoding LLM class flavin-dependent oxidoreductase yields MTDDLRVYGTALPGRATDANTADSIRGLARRAEKYGYTGLLAFYNHENIDPWVVAAVMLQATRSLVPLVALQPYAVPPITAAKTLHDLATLYRRRIDVNLITGGIRGELGQVGDDVDHDGRYDRAVEHISIVRRLTSSPEPLTHEGTYYRTRKLLAHAVLPEDLRPRVFVAGSSAANLRAALDVADATITHPEPVDAFAARFAAPRHGHRPRIGIRVGLIARPTDEEAWDVARRGYPPDRRAMAMTALKTRSESDWNRRIARLAVAADVHDEVYWTGAYRSDRALMPQLVGSYERVAAYLRRYLALGVRELLLGGVLDEEEFAHCDVVLDRVR; encoded by the coding sequence ATGACCGACGACCTGCGGGTCTACGGAACCGCGCTGCCCGGCCGAGCCACCGACGCCAACACGGCGGACAGCATCCGGGGCCTGGCCCGGCGCGCGGAGAAGTACGGCTACACCGGGCTGCTGGCGTTCTACAACCACGAGAACATCGACCCGTGGGTGGTGGCCGCGGTGATGCTGCAGGCTACCCGGTCCCTGGTACCGCTGGTCGCGCTGCAGCCGTACGCGGTTCCGCCGATCACCGCCGCGAAGACACTCCACGACCTTGCCACGCTCTACCGGCGGCGGATCGACGTCAACCTGATCACCGGTGGCATCCGCGGCGAACTCGGCCAGGTCGGCGACGACGTCGACCACGACGGCCGGTACGACCGTGCGGTCGAGCACATCTCCATCGTGCGCCGGCTCACCTCCTCACCCGAGCCGCTGACCCACGAGGGCACCTACTACCGCACCCGGAAACTGCTGGCCCACGCGGTCCTGCCGGAGGACCTGCGCCCACGGGTCTTCGTCGCCGGTTCCTCCGCGGCGAACCTGCGGGCCGCGCTGGACGTGGCCGACGCGACGATCACCCATCCGGAACCGGTGGACGCGTTCGCCGCACGCTTCGCCGCCCCACGCCACGGGCACCGGCCCCGGATCGGCATCCGGGTCGGCCTGATCGCCCGGCCCACCGACGAGGAGGCCTGGGACGTGGCCAGGCGCGGATATCCACCGGACCGCCGCGCGATGGCGATGACCGCCCTGAAGACGCGCTCCGAATCGGACTGGAACCGCCGGATCGCCCGGCTCGCCGTCGCCGCCGACGTCCACGACGAGGTGTACTGGACCGGCGCGTACCGGTCGGACCGGGCACTGATGCCGCAGCTCGTCGGCAGCTATGAACGGGTCGCGGCCTACCTGCGCCGCTACCTCGCACTCGGCGTGCGCGAGCTGCTGCTCGGCGGCGTACTCGACGAGGAGGAGTTCGCGCACTGCGATGTGGTGCTCGACCGGGTGCGCTGA
- a CDS encoding acyl-CoA dehydrogenase family protein, whose translation MTVAPARTSAADILSRLPGVREVVREHAARCDRDAVFPEAALTALRRSGLLGLTVPAGDGGPGGTLAQMLHASAELSRDCTSVGMIFTMHCQQVDALVRYGSPRLRAELLPRIVRGELYLGSVTTEPKGGGHLLTSSARLHGDAAALTVDRIAPVLTGGGYADGFLITMQAPGARSPGEVSLVYAARDQLAVTPAGGWDPLGMRATASGAMRLCGEIPGDQVIGEHGRFRDIAVAVFGPLAHLGWAACWLGAADGALARTVRLLRSPAERGRTGSETARRRLSRVRQRLDTVHALIQHACGVLTAGVENVTAPPAQLLLNAVKLTASEQCLAAVDDLVELAGLRHGYQRGSELGLERTLRDLRSASLNYSNDRLHDADGVLVMLDREVRHV comes from the coding sequence ATGACCGTCGCACCGGCCCGTACCTCGGCCGCCGACATCCTGTCGCGTCTTCCCGGCGTACGGGAGGTGGTCCGCGAGCACGCCGCCCGGTGCGATCGGGACGCGGTCTTCCCCGAGGCGGCTCTGACCGCGTTGCGCCGCAGTGGGCTGCTCGGCCTGACCGTGCCGGCCGGCGACGGCGGGCCCGGTGGCACGCTGGCGCAGATGCTGCACGCCTCGGCCGAGCTGTCCCGGGACTGCACGTCGGTCGGAATGATCTTCACGATGCACTGTCAGCAGGTGGACGCGCTGGTCCGGTACGGTTCGCCGCGGCTGCGGGCCGAACTGCTGCCCCGGATCGTGCGCGGAGAGCTCTACCTCGGCTCGGTGACCACCGAGCCGAAGGGCGGTGGTCACCTGCTCACCTCCTCGGCCCGGCTGCACGGCGACGCCGCGGCACTGACCGTCGACCGGATCGCGCCCGTGCTGACCGGCGGCGGATACGCGGACGGTTTCCTCATCACCATGCAGGCCCCCGGTGCACGCTCGCCCGGCGAGGTGTCGCTGGTCTACGCCGCCCGGGACCAGCTGGCGGTCACCCCGGCGGGCGGCTGGGATCCGCTCGGTATGCGCGCCACCGCCAGCGGTGCCATGCGGCTGTGCGGCGAGATACCCGGTGATCAGGTCATCGGGGAGCACGGCCGGTTCCGTGACATCGCGGTGGCGGTGTTCGGCCCACTGGCACACCTGGGCTGGGCCGCATGCTGGCTGGGCGCCGCGGACGGCGCGCTGGCCCGCACGGTTCGGCTGCTGCGCAGCCCGGCGGAGCGTGGGAGGACCGGATCGGAGACCGCCCGGCGCCGGCTGTCCCGGGTACGTCAGCGGCTGGACACCGTGCACGCGCTGATCCAGCACGCCTGCGGGGTACTGACCGCCGGCGTCGAGAACGTCACCGCTCCCCCCGCCCAGCTGCTGCTCAACGCGGTCAAGCTGACCGCGTCGGAGCAGTGCCTGGCCGCCGTCGACGACCTGGTGGAGCTGGCCGGGCTGCGGCACGGCTATCAGCGCGGGTCGGAGCTGGGCCTGGAGCGGACACTGCGGGACCTGCGGTCGGCATCGCTGAATTACAGCAACGACCGGCTGCACGACGCGGACGGAGTGCTGGTGATGCTGGACCGGGAGGTCCGCCATGTCTGA
- a CDS encoding flavin reductase family protein, translated as MTTTVDFRTVASRFATGVAVATSTAGGVPFATTVNAFTTVSLDPTLLLVCLRTGSRLLGAIERSGVFAVTVLSGTQRDYAQRFASSRRPPGEAAFAGIAAEPSPVTGCPLLSDGVAYFDCRMHRTYPGGDHAVLIGEVASYGLLKPEAPLVFVNQRYADLDLEPLSPAR; from the coding sequence ATGACGACGACCGTCGACTTCCGTACCGTGGCGTCCCGCTTCGCCACCGGCGTCGCGGTGGCGACCAGTACCGCGGGCGGGGTGCCGTTCGCCACCACGGTGAACGCGTTCACCACCGTGTCGCTGGATCCGACGCTGCTGCTGGTCTGTCTGCGGACCGGGTCTCGGCTGCTCGGCGCGATCGAGCGGTCCGGGGTGTTCGCGGTGACCGTGCTGTCCGGCACCCAGCGCGACTACGCACAGCGGTTCGCCAGCTCCCGGCGGCCGCCCGGCGAGGCGGCGTTCGCCGGGATCGCCGCCGAGCCGTCCCCGGTGACCGGCTGCCCGCTGCTCAGCGACGGGGTGGCCTATTTCGACTGCCGGATGCACCGCACGTATCCGGGCGGGGACCATGCGGTGCTGATCGGCGAGGTCGCCTCGTACGGGCTGCTGAAGCCGGAGGCACCGCTGGTGTTCGTCAACCAGCGCTACGCCGATCTGGACCTCGAACCCCTGTCCCCGGCGCGGTGA
- a CDS encoding amino acid adenylation domain-containing protein, whose product MSGSTLFGLVAESARRWPGRVALEVGGESVTYAELAGTAALLAARLGEPAPAAVGLLASRSVAAYAGYLATLLTGATVVPLNPRAPVARNRLICRRAGVTRVVADTASAAQASELLPDGDPVRLPEGWRTSLPGPPGAGPAGPDDVAYLLFTSGSTGEPKAVPIRHRHVTGYVGHCARRYAVGPGSRLSQTFDLTFDPSVFDMFVAWSAGATLVVPEPDEILTPVRFVNRAAITHWFSVPSVISVAARFRALRPDSMPTLRWSLFAGEQLTLDAARAWARAAPRSTVENLYGPTELTVTCTGYRLPADPDAWPRTSNGTVPIGVPNPGLAAVLVGPDGTVTDDGELCMRGPQRFDGYRDPADDRGRFLRRRAERYLPVEHPETDADWYRTGDRARMEDGVLVHCGRLDDQIKIRGYRVELAEIESVLRRHPGVLEAVVLAGTGADGEVRLRAVHTGVPVPAGELAGLAGESLPWYMVPESFAHRDALPVNANGKIDRRRLAALDLEGARA is encoded by the coding sequence ATGAGCGGCAGCACCCTGTTCGGCCTGGTCGCGGAGAGCGCTCGGCGGTGGCCCGGCCGGGTGGCCCTGGAGGTCGGCGGTGAGTCGGTCACGTATGCGGAACTGGCCGGGACCGCGGCCCTGCTCGCCGCCCGGCTGGGCGAGCCGGCACCGGCCGCGGTCGGACTGCTCGCCTCACGCAGCGTGGCCGCGTACGCCGGATATCTCGCGACGCTGCTGACCGGCGCCACGGTCGTGCCCCTCAACCCCCGCGCGCCGGTGGCCCGCAACCGCCTGATCTGCCGCCGGGCCGGGGTCACCCGCGTGGTCGCGGACACCGCGAGCGCGGCGCAGGCTTCCGAGCTGCTGCCGGACGGCGATCCGGTCCGCCTGCCGGAGGGCTGGCGCACCTCGCTGCCCGGCCCGCCCGGTGCCGGGCCGGCCGGCCCGGACGACGTCGCCTACCTGCTGTTCACGTCCGGATCGACCGGGGAGCCGAAGGCCGTGCCGATCCGGCACCGGCACGTGACCGGCTACGTCGGCCACTGTGCGCGGCGGTACGCGGTCGGGCCCGGGAGCCGCCTGTCGCAGACCTTCGACCTGACGTTCGACCCGTCGGTGTTCGACATGTTCGTCGCCTGGAGCGCGGGCGCGACGCTGGTGGTGCCCGAGCCCGACGAGATCCTCACCCCGGTGCGGTTCGTCAACCGGGCCGCGATCACCCACTGGTTCTCGGTGCCGTCGGTGATCTCGGTGGCGGCCCGGTTCCGGGCGCTGCGCCCGGACAGCATGCCGACGCTGCGCTGGAGTTTGTTCGCCGGCGAGCAGCTCACGCTGGACGCGGCACGGGCGTGGGCGCGGGCTGCGCCGCGGAGCACGGTGGAGAACCTGTACGGGCCGACCGAGCTGACCGTGACCTGCACCGGGTACCGTCTGCCGGCCGATCCGGACGCGTGGCCGCGCACCTCCAACGGCACGGTACCGATCGGGGTGCCGAACCCGGGTCTGGCCGCCGTGCTGGTCGGCCCGGACGGCACCGTCACCGACGACGGCGAGCTGTGCATGCGCGGCCCGCAGCGGTTCGACGGCTACCGCGACCCGGCCGACGACCGCGGGCGGTTCCTGCGCCGCCGCGCCGAGCGGTATCTGCCGGTCGAGCACCCGGAAACCGACGCCGACTGGTACCGCACCGGCGACCGGGCCCGGATGGAGGACGGGGTGCTGGTCCACTGCGGGCGCCTCGACGACCAGATCAAGATCCGTGGGTACCGGGTGGAGCTGGCCGAGATCGAGTCGGTGCTGCGCCGGCATCCGGGCGTGCTGGAGGCGGTGGTCCTGGCCGGCACCGGCGCTGACGGTGAGGTGCGGCTGCGGGCCGTGCACACCGGCGTACCGGTGCCCGCCGGGGAACTGGCCGGCCTGGCCGGGGAGAGCCTGCCCTGGTACATGGTGCCCGAGTCGTTCGCCCATCGCGACGCGCTGCCGGTGAACGCCAACGGCAAGATCGACCGGCGACGGCTCGCCGCCCTCGACCTGGAAGGAGCACGCGCATGA
- a CDS encoding LysR family transcriptional regulator — MELPQLEAFVTVAEVGSFTRAAARLSVSQPTVTSRIKTLEQQLETRLLERLPAGVRPTSAGVQLLPYAREIMSLTARARRAVRSDGEPHGRVHVGTVGALTTHRLLPVVEYLYLRYPKVQVSMHALGGDPLGEVRDGRLDCAFFVDTVQSREDVEVRVLCREPLLLVAGRGHFLLGPDTVTAAQLGRSTLIRCDRSASHQVDFERMLGWTDGAGDSARLIELDSIDAAKRGVANGMGMALLPEVAVAEELASGELHRVAWTSPFETFTQIAWRAEGLGNPALDVLVGAATQAISEQLGDDELLAA; from the coding sequence ATGGAGCTGCCACAGCTGGAAGCGTTCGTCACGGTGGCCGAGGTGGGCAGCTTCACCCGGGCCGCGGCGCGACTGAGCGTCTCGCAGCCGACCGTCACCAGCCGGATCAAGACGTTGGAACAGCAGCTGGAGACGCGGTTGCTGGAGCGGCTGCCGGCGGGCGTGCGGCCCACGTCCGCCGGCGTACAGCTGCTGCCGTACGCCCGGGAGATCATGTCCCTGACCGCACGGGCCCGGCGTGCGGTCCGCTCCGACGGTGAGCCGCACGGCCGGGTGCACGTCGGCACGGTCGGCGCGCTGACCACTCACCGGCTGCTGCCCGTCGTGGAGTACCTCTACCTGCGCTATCCGAAGGTGCAGGTGTCGATGCACGCGCTCGGCGGGGACCCTCTCGGCGAGGTCCGGGACGGCCGCCTGGACTGCGCGTTCTTCGTCGACACGGTGCAGAGCCGGGAGGACGTCGAGGTGCGGGTACTGTGCCGGGAGCCGCTGCTGCTGGTGGCCGGGCGAGGGCACTTCCTGCTCGGGCCGGACACCGTGACCGCGGCGCAGCTGGGCCGGTCGACACTGATCCGCTGTGACCGCAGCGCGAGTCACCAGGTCGATTTCGAGCGGATGCTGGGCTGGACGGACGGCGCCGGGGACAGCGCCCGGCTGATCGAGCTCGACTCGATCGACGCGGCCAAGCGCGGGGTGGCCAACGGCATGGGGATGGCGCTGCTGCCGGAGGTCGCGGTGGCCGAGGAGCTCGCCTCGGGTGAGTTGCACCGGGTCGCGTGGACGTCGCCGTTCGAGACGTTCACGCAGATCGCGTGGCGAGCCGAGGGCCTGGGCAATCCGGCGCTGGACGTGCTGGTGGGCGCGGCCACCCAGGCGATCTCCGAGCAGCTCGGCGACGACGAGCTGCTCGCCGCCTGA
- a CDS encoding MFS transporter encodes MDVQQAVDRRARLAVAVCFCIMGSIIGNWSSRIPDVRRAVGLGDTGWGLVTTATTAGQLLSLVLVTVLVGRVRKSRLTLAGASLLLVNGPLMAGSTAPAALVCTLFVWGFAANLLATPVNAQAVEVERRYGRALMSTFHACFSGGTLAGGLLGSVAAANGITPQVQFTLNTVVLGVLLVATGRRLPDDPAPGPADDRRRRRLRDRLTPQLGLLAGMAFLASMTESAAGQWSAIYTVDSVGAAAAAGAVTFTCYSLAITAARFFGDRIADRIGRLRFLRLSVAVAGAGLALALAVPHAPAVFAGFAVLGLGLGCVTPTVMSYAGRQPGLTSEEGVSVAVLGQWPAYFIGPPLIGLLAGEFGLRWALWTLVVASALLALAGGGIRHHVTEPAAR; translated from the coding sequence ATGGACGTTCAGCAGGCCGTGGATCGACGGGCACGGCTCGCGGTGGCCGTCTGCTTCTGCATCATGGGCTCGATCATCGGTAACTGGAGTTCCCGCATTCCCGACGTGCGGCGTGCCGTCGGGCTGGGCGACACCGGCTGGGGACTCGTGACCACCGCGACCACCGCCGGGCAGCTGCTCTCCCTCGTGCTGGTGACGGTCCTGGTCGGGCGCGTACGCAAGAGCCGGCTCACCCTCGCCGGTGCGTCGCTGCTGCTCGTCAACGGCCCGCTGATGGCCGGCTCGACCGCGCCCGCCGCGCTGGTGTGCACGCTGTTCGTCTGGGGCTTCGCGGCGAACCTGCTGGCCACTCCGGTCAACGCGCAGGCCGTGGAGGTGGAGCGGCGGTACGGCCGGGCCCTGATGTCCACGTTCCATGCCTGTTTCAGCGGTGGCACGCTGGCCGGCGGCCTGCTCGGCAGCGTGGCAGCCGCCAACGGGATCACACCGCAGGTGCAGTTCACGCTCAACACCGTCGTGCTCGGCGTGCTGCTCGTCGCGACCGGGCGCCGGCTGCCGGACGACCCCGCGCCGGGCCCCGCGGACGACCGTCGCCGGCGCCGGCTGCGGGACCGGCTCACGCCCCAGCTCGGGCTGCTCGCCGGGATGGCGTTCCTCGCCTCGATGACCGAGAGCGCCGCCGGGCAGTGGAGCGCCATCTACACCGTCGACTCGGTCGGTGCGGCGGCCGCGGCCGGTGCGGTGACGTTCACCTGCTACTCGCTGGCCATCACGGCGGCGCGCTTCTTCGGTGACCGGATCGCGGACCGGATCGGACGCCTGCGTTTCCTCCGGCTCTCGGTGGCCGTCGCGGGAGCCGGGCTGGCCCTGGCGCTGGCCGTGCCGCACGCGCCTGCGGTGTTCGCCGGATTCGCGGTGCTCGGGCTGGGGCTCGGCTGCGTCACTCCGACCGTGATGAGCTATGCCGGTCGGCAACCCGGCCTGACCTCCGAGGAGGGCGTCTCCGTCGCGGTGCTCGGCCAATGGCCCGCGTACTTCATCGGTCCGCCGTTGATCGGTCTGCTGGCCGGGGAGTTCGGCCTCCGCTGGGCGCTGTGGACCCTGGTCGTCGCGTCCGCGTTGCTGGCGCTGGCCGGCGGCGGTATCCGGCACCACGTGACCGAGCCCGCCGCGCGCTGA
- a CDS encoding DegT/DnrJ/EryC1/StrS family aminotransferase, translating into MVQTTSVATLAVDGGDPVRDPARRWPEWPVPAPGLLESLGTVVRSGRWAISSPGHGNLFERRFARLWSAYVGTRHCVPTDHGSSALVIALESLGLDPGDRVLVPALTWTASATAVLRAGLLPVLTDVDPATGTIGPEHLDPAVGARAAIVVHWACAMADVPAITAVADGLGITVIEDAAQAHGARWLGRPAGSLGRLGCFSMQHAKVLTCGEGGAVVTDSDELDRRLQELRADSRRYRAPHETGALELAETAGVMGANFCLSEFGAAVLCSQLGLLDDQHETRNRNYRLLDDLLSGIDGVRLLAHRPEQDRLSLYEVPIVFEDLPPGRDNRWVAAALAAELGTRVYPPRVPLHRSPLLRPSTKPALAPLAAEFGRLHAGRRFPGAEHLAGHAVLLHHSAFLGPAEDMVDVAAAVGKVAAGRPL; encoded by the coding sequence ATGGTTCAGACCACCAGCGTTGCGACACTCGCCGTGGACGGCGGCGATCCGGTGCGCGATCCGGCACGGCGATGGCCGGAGTGGCCGGTACCGGCGCCGGGCCTGCTCGAGTCTCTGGGCACAGTGGTGCGCAGCGGCCGCTGGGCGATCAGCAGCCCCGGCCACGGCAACCTCTTCGAGCGCCGATTCGCCCGGCTGTGGTCGGCGTACGTCGGCACCCGGCACTGCGTGCCCACCGACCACGGGTCCAGCGCCCTGGTGATCGCGCTGGAGTCACTCGGCCTCGATCCCGGCGACCGGGTGCTGGTGCCCGCGCTGACCTGGACCGCGTCGGCGACCGCGGTGCTCCGCGCCGGCCTGCTCCCGGTACTGACCGATGTCGACCCGGCCACCGGCACCATCGGCCCGGAGCACCTCGACCCGGCCGTCGGCGCACGCGCGGCGATCGTGGTCCACTGGGCGTGCGCGATGGCCGACGTACCGGCGATCACCGCGGTCGCGGACGGCCTCGGCATCACGGTGATCGAGGATGCCGCCCAGGCGCACGGCGCACGGTGGCTCGGCCGGCCCGCGGGTTCTCTGGGCCGGCTCGGCTGCTTCAGCATGCAGCACGCCAAGGTCCTGACCTGCGGGGAGGGTGGCGCGGTGGTCACCGACAGCGATGAACTGGATCGCCGGCTACAGGAGCTGCGGGCCGACTCGCGCCGTTACCGCGCGCCGCACGAGACAGGTGCGCTGGAGCTGGCCGAGACGGCCGGGGTGATGGGCGCGAATTTCTGCCTCAGCGAATTCGGTGCGGCGGTCCTGTGCAGTCAGCTCGGTCTGCTCGACGATCAGCACGAGACCCGCAACCGCAACTACCGCCTGCTCGACGATCTGCTGTCCGGGATAGACGGCGTCCGCCTGCTGGCGCACCGTCCCGAGCAGGACCGGCTGTCGCTCTACGAGGTGCCGATCGTCTTCGAGGACCTCCCGCCCGGACGGGACAACCGGTGGGTCGCCGCGGCACTCGCCGCCGAACTGGGTACCCGGGTCTATCCGCCGCGGGTGCCGCTGCACCGCAGCCCGCTGCTGCGGCCGTCGACCAAGCCCGCCCTGGCTCCGCTGGCCGCCGAGTTCGGCCGGCTGCACGCCGGACGCCGGTTCCCCGGCGCGGAGCACCTGGCCGGGCACGCCGTGCTGCTGCACCACAGCGCTTTCCTCGGTCCGGCGGAGGACATGGTCGACGTGGCGGCGGCGGTCGGCAAGGTCGCCGCCGGCCGGCCGCTCTGA
- a CDS encoding acyl carrier protein, whose product MSAPAAEVRDAVIRTVSAVLAVDERTVAGTASLTDIDRFNSFRMVEIVERLESELGVEIDADDLIPENLRHVDRLSRLFAAARQRTERS is encoded by the coding sequence ATGAGCGCCCCGGCCGCCGAGGTACGGGACGCCGTGATCCGCACCGTGAGCGCGGTCCTGGCGGTCGACGAGCGAACCGTGGCCGGCACCGCGAGCCTGACCGACATCGACCGGTTCAACTCGTTCCGCATGGTGGAGATCGTCGAGCGGCTGGAGTCCGAACTCGGCGTGGAGATCGACGCGGACGACCTGATCCCCGAGAACCTGCGGCACGTGGACCGGCTGAGCCGGCTGTTCGCGGCCGCCCGGCAACGAACGGAGCGATCATGA
- a CDS encoding condensation domain-containing protein — protein sequence MAPVTETAVRRLAPGQETLWHFMRALSPHDPGDSRVTVLDVRELTGDLDAGRLRDAAAVLTQRHQSLRLAFDGFGPDPELRLTGATAVPLTRIDLTGAAGRPDELRRLVRLERVRSFDLCSGPLWHLGLIRTAPDRHTLTLSLSHVIADQWAADLFVEDLLRVYSATPAEAARLAEPAVTLDEITALHRAVLPGGENRLRYWRENLTPLPDRSILPALDASPEVDLGDEGSRSFTFGVAVAGDLPRLAWRARTTPFVALLAAYQLTLALRTGLDRIVLGTTTLGRDAPAAREALSQFTNNVYLNLPLDPAMRLVDVVAAAGRAMSDAVGNVASFGQIRRAVGPGTPSSFLELYHGWFQSWGVPRPDPSVPGLLVRRSGNEADGPAARAPKTEATHPGTRAAHLKAGTPHVMVAPDRGGGRCIYHPGFFATETVDQLIEDYVHVVAAVVHAPELRAGELRLPSRPTAKETR from the coding sequence ATGGCTCCGGTCACCGAGACCGCCGTACGGCGGCTGGCCCCCGGCCAGGAGACGCTCTGGCACTTCATGCGCGCACTGTCGCCGCACGACCCCGGCGACTCCCGGGTGACCGTGCTGGACGTGCGCGAGCTGACCGGCGACCTCGACGCGGGCCGGCTGCGGGACGCGGCGGCCGTGCTGACCCAGCGGCATCAATCGCTGCGGCTCGCGTTCGACGGTTTCGGTCCCGACCCGGAGCTGCGGCTCACCGGAGCGACCGCGGTGCCGCTGACCCGGATCGACCTGACCGGCGCCGCCGGCCGGCCGGACGAGCTGCGCCGGCTGGTCAGGCTCGAACGCGTCCGCTCGTTCGACCTGTGCAGCGGCCCGCTGTGGCATCTGGGCCTGATCCGCACCGCACCGGACCGGCACACGCTGACGCTCAGCCTCAGCCACGTCATCGCCGACCAGTGGGCGGCCGACCTGTTCGTCGAGGACCTGTTACGGGTCTATTCCGCCACGCCCGCGGAGGCGGCACGGCTGGCCGAGCCGGCCGTCACGCTCGACGAGATCACCGCGCTGCACCGGGCGGTACTCCCCGGCGGCGAGAATCGGCTGCGGTACTGGCGGGAGAACCTGACCCCGCTGCCGGACCGGTCGATCCTGCCGGCACTCGACGCGTCACCGGAGGTGGACCTCGGTGACGAAGGGTCGCGGTCGTTCACGTTCGGCGTGGCCGTGGCCGGTGACCTGCCGCGGCTCGCCTGGCGGGCGCGCACCACACCGTTCGTCGCGCTGCTCGCCGCGTACCAGCTGACGCTGGCGCTGCGCACCGGCCTGGACCGGATCGTGCTGGGCACCACCACCCTGGGCCGGGACGCGCCGGCCGCCCGGGAGGCACTGAGCCAGTTCACCAACAACGTCTACCTGAACCTGCCGCTCGACCCGGCCATGCGCCTGGTCGACGTGGTGGCCGCGGCCGGCCGGGCGATGTCCGACGCGGTCGGCAACGTCGCCTCGTTCGGCCAGATCCGCCGCGCGGTCGGGCCGGGCACCCCGTCGTCGTTCCTGGAGCTCTACCACGGCTGGTTCCAGTCCTGGGGAGTGCCGCGCCCCGACCCCTCCGTGCCGGGGCTGCTGGTGCGGCGGTCCGGGAACGAGGCGGACGGTCCGGCGGCACGCGCGCCGAAGACCGAGGCCACCCACCCGGGTACGCGCGCCGCACACCTCAAGGCCGGCACACCGCACGTGATGGTGGCTCCGGACCGCGGCGGCGGCCGGTGCATCTATCACCCCGGCTTCTTCGCCACCGAGACCGTCGACCAGCTGATCGAGGACTACGTGCACGTGGTCGCGGCCGTCGTGCACGCGCCCGAACTGCGCGCCGGAGAGCTCCGGTTGCCCTCCCGACCGACCGCGAAGGAGACCCGATGA
- a CDS encoding glycosyltransferase family 2 protein encodes MVEHGVSVVVPVRGRVPQLRRLLDSLTVAVRRCPEPVEVIVVDDSAAADARRHRESCDRADARYLRGPRHVGAKRNLGVRNARYDLVLFIDSDCRASPDLIRRHAATLRAAPPGIGGVTGPSAPVPGRGYLDRVMAGSEVLNGDLSRPARYAQLTWATTCNLAVRRAAFDAAGGFPERSLTVVAGEDVELGVRLSGAGYAIRCDPAAGVEHDPPTSGGVRGLVRRLYTYGRSEQWLCAIHPERRRFVWNPATVLGVAALTAATVPARVRGPVLLGVPLLAGAVLTVRLRRELARDRTGPVTEALTRVVLELSFDVGAAVAAVQLGRPALLLGGLHPVDERDVLRTAPPGVTEEFALVEGQA; translated from the coding sequence ATGGTGGAGCACGGGGTGTCCGTGGTCGTCCCGGTCCGCGGCCGGGTGCCACAGCTGCGCCGGTTGCTGGACAGTCTGACAGTGGCCGTACGCCGTTGCCCGGAGCCGGTCGAGGTGATCGTGGTGGACGATTCGGCGGCGGCCGATGCCCGGCGGCATCGGGAGTCCTGCGATCGGGCGGATGCTCGGTACCTGCGCGGGCCACGGCACGTCGGCGCCAAGCGCAACCTCGGCGTCCGCAACGCCCGGTACGACCTCGTACTGTTCATCGACTCGGACTGCCGGGCCAGCCCGGACCTGATCCGCCGGCATGCCGCGACGCTGCGAGCGGCGCCGCCCGGCATCGGCGGCGTGACCGGCCCGTCCGCACCGGTTCCCGGCCGCGGATATCTCGACCGGGTGATGGCAGGCTCGGAGGTGCTCAACGGCGACCTGTCGCGGCCGGCGCGGTACGCCCAGCTGACCTGGGCGACGACCTGCAATCTGGCGGTACGCCGGGCCGCCTTCGACGCCGCCGGCGGTTTCCCGGAGCGGTCGCTGACCGTGGTCGCCGGCGAGGACGTCGAGCTTGGCGTGCGGCTGTCCGGCGCCGGCTACGCGATCCGGTGCGACCCGGCGGCCGGCGTCGAGCACGACCCGCCCACCAGCGGCGGCGTACGCGGCCTGGTCCGGCGGCTGTACACCTACGGCCGTTCGGAGCAGTGGCTGTGCGCGATTCACCCGGAGCGGCGCCGTTTCGTGTGGAACCCGGCGACGGTGCTCGGCGTGGCCGCGCTCACCGCCGCCACGGTACCGGCCCGGGTGCGCGGGCCGGTCCTGCTCGGTGTGCCGCTGCTGGCCGGTGCCGTGCTCACCGTGCGGCTGCGCCGGGAGCTGGCCCGGGATCGGACCGGGCCGGTCACCGAGGCGCTCACCCGGGTGGTGCTGGAGCTGTCGTTCGACGTGGGCGCCGCGGTCGCGGCCGTGCAACTGGGCCGGCCCGCGCTGTTGCTCGGCGGGCTGCATCCGGTCGACGAGCGGGACGTCCTGCGGACCGCACCCCCGGGCGTGACGGAGGAGTTCGCCCTCGTGGAAGGACAGGCCTGA